Below is a genomic region from Dyella terrae.
GTGCATCGACGGGCGCGGCCAGGGGCAGGTGTTCACTTCTCGCAATGGTTTCGCCTGGGTGGTGACGCCGGCCGGCCAGCCCGCGCAAGCGAAGGCGGGGCAGGCGCTGGGGTTTGCGGATGTGCGCGTCGTTGGCGTCGGACCGCAGAGTCGACTCGATCTCACGAACTGGCATATCGAGAAGCCCGCGTTTCAGGCCGTGGCCCGGGTGGATCAGGGCAAGCTGCAATTGCATGGCGAGCAGCCCGTTGTGCTGGCGATTCATGGCGGCGCCGGCGTGGAAAAAGCGGGCATGACGCCGCAGAGCGAAGCGCAGGCGCGCGCAGCGCTGGAGCTCGCACTGCGTCGCGGGTATGAGCAGTTGCGGCAGGGGCGTCCGGCGATGGATGCCGTGACGGCCGCGATCACGTCGCTGGAAGACGATCCGCTTTTCAACGCGGGGCGTGGCGCCGTTTTCACGCACGATGGGCGCAACGAACTCGATGCCTCGGTGATGGATGGTGCGACGCTCGCTGCGGGGGCCGTGGCCGGCGTCCATCGCGTGAAGAATCCCGTGTTGCTGGCGCGTGCCGTCATGGAGCATTCCTCGCACGTGATGCTGATGGGTGATGGTGCGGAGCAGTTTGCGAGCGAGCAGGGCGTGTCGCTGGTCGATCCCACGTACTTCCGCACCGAGCGACGCTGGCAGGAATTGCAGCAGGCACTCAAGCAGGAGAACAAGCAGGCGAGCGCGCTGAAGGAAGGCCTGCGCCACTTCGGCACGGTAGGTGCCGTGGCGCGCGACGACCAGGGGCGACTGGCCGCCGGTACCTCGACCGGTGGCATGACCAACAAGCGCTACGGCCGCGTCGGTGATTCGCCGGTCATCGGCGCCGGCACCTATGCGGACGTCAACTGTGCGGTGTCGGGGACGGGTTGGGGTGAGTATTACCTTCGGGTGTCCGCCGCGCGCGATATCTGCATGCGCATGGGGCGCGAAGGAGCATCAGCGTCGGAGGCGGGCAGGGCAGTGATCAACGAGGAGATCCCCGGCATGGGCGGCGACGGCGGGGCCATTGTGCTCGGTCGCGATGGCGAGGTGGCGTTGCCGTTCAATACCGAGGGCATGTACCGCGGCTGGGTGGGTGCCGACGGCGTGCCGCATGTGGCGATCTATCGTGAGGATCCGCTCGTGCTGCCTGCGCCTTCGCATTAATTCGCGGGGTGTGTCTGCCGGCGCGTCGCGGCGCATAATGCGCGCTCGCCATCACGGAGCCAGCCACGCATGCCAGGCCAGCAGCACGAAGTGAAATTCCGGTTCCTTGCGCAGCCGACGGACGTGAATTTCGGCGGCAAAGTGCATGGCGGCATGGTGATGAAATGGATCGACCAGGCCGGCTACGCCTGCGCGGTGGCCTGGAGCGGCGCGTACTGCGTGACCGCTTCGGTCAGTGGCATCCAGTTCGTGGCTCCCATCCTCATCGGTGATTTGGTGACGGTGCGTGCTCGACTGATCCACACGGGGCGCTCGAGCATGCACATGGCGGTCGACGTGCTGGCCCGTGATCTGCGCAAGGATGAGCATCACCTGGCGACCAGTTGC
It encodes:
- a CDS encoding acyl-CoA thioesterase, which gives rise to MPGQQHEVKFRFLAQPTDVNFGGKVHGGMVMKWIDQAGYACAVAWSGAYCVTASVSGIQFVAPILIGDLVTVRARLIHTGRSSMHMAVDVLARDLRKDEHHLATSCVMIFVALDAPDGKPTPVPAWEPRDDAERALQGQAMRLADLSREMEALITTRVVSDS
- a CDS encoding isoaspartyl peptidase/L-asparaginase family protein, whose product is MARVDQGKLQLHGEQPVVLAIHGGAGVEKAGMTPQSEAQARAALELALRRGYEQLRQGRPAMDAVTAAITSLEDDPLFNAGRGAVFTHDGRNELDASVMDGATLAAGAVAGVHRVKNPVLLARAVMEHSSHVMLMGDGAEQFASEQGVSLVDPTYFRTERRWQELQQALKQENKQASALKEGLRHFGTVGAVARDDQGRLAAGTSTGGMTNKRYGRVGDSPVIGAGTYADVNCAVSGTGWGEYYLRVSAARDICMRMGREGASASEAGRAVINEEIPGMGGDGGAIVLGRDGEVALPFNTEGMYRGWVGADGVPHVAIYREDPLVLPAPSH